The proteins below come from a single Vitis vinifera cultivar Pinot Noir 40024 chromosome 9, ASM3070453v1 genomic window:
- the LOC100265175 gene encoding protein CHUP1, chloroplastic: MAIVGEKKGVRPLLLQLGVALALSFAGFLYSRFKTKRIGPSQPPPSPQSSDCGSGVDLGGDRAGLRDGLRALQTTPSSCNIAPIAAEKYGEACLQKDKVDNFLVDLSSSSKNSGDKDKVLLPEFKEIMKEFDLVAMNSGISLSQDVETLGSDVEKPIAFRTTEKDEYDQEINQLRSMVRGLRERERNLEVQLLEYYGLQEQETTVMELQNRLNFNNTEFKLLNLKIESLQADKQRLEAQLADYPTVVAELEGARAKIKLLEQKLRSEAERNRKQIFILKQRVEKFQDQEHKAANSDPDIQLKLKDLENEAEELRNSNIKLQLENSELAERLESTQILASSVLEHPEVEEAKKLSHCLRQENEDLSKKIEQLQADRCADVEELVYLRWLNACLRYELRNYELPDGRTVAKDLSNTLSPKSEEKAKKLILEYGYTEGIEEKVIDIMDFDSDLWSSSQGDSSEFDDSSAFNSSATITSSSKKTKFLSKLRRLIRGKDHHHHDQVSTADKSASPEMLPTCSDDSLHCNSAYPTGIDAKTAGNSNRFTALPPSSFRHSLDIQRLKSLNVEDFKELERARRYSDTGHFNAYKRIILGGEAVNDSPVDANHKSSLVKYAEALSHSHGGKPSHRKSKSVPIGSY; this comes from the exons ATGGCAATCGTGGGAGAGAAGAAAGGTGTAAGGCCTCTTCTGCTGCAACTTGGGGTGGCTTTAGCTCTCTCGTTTGCTGGATTTCTCTATTCTCGCTTCAAAACGAAGCGGATCGGACCCTCCCAGCCTCCACCGTCCCCTCAATCTTCAG ATTGTGGGAGTGGAGTTGATTTGGGAGGAGATAGAGCTGGGCTCAGAGATGGTCTTCGTGCCTTACAGACAACACCCAGTTCCTGTAATATTGCTCCAATTGCAGCTGAAAAATAT GGAGAAGCATGTCTTCAGAAGGATAAGGTCGATAATTTCTTGGTTGACCTCTCTTCAAGCAGTAAAAATAGTGGAGATAAAGATAAGGTCCTTTTGCCAGAATTTAAAGAGATTATGAAGGAATTTGACTTAGTTGCTATGAATAGTGGGATTTCTCTAAGCCAGGATGTAGAAACACTTGGGTCAGATGTAGAAAAACCTATAGCATTTAGAACCACAGAGAAGGACGAGTACGACCAAGAGATTAATCAACTGAGGAGCATGGTTAGAGGACTTCGAGAAAGGGAGAGGAATCTTGAGGTCCAGTTGCTCGAGTATTATGGGCTTCAAGAGCAAGAAACAACCGTCATGGAGCTCCAAAATCGATTAAATTTCAACAATACTGAATTTAAGCTTTTGAATCTTAAGATTGAGTCCTTGCAGGCTGATAAGCAACGACTAGAGGCACAACTGGCTGATTACCCTACAGTTGTGGCTGAGCTGGAAGGTGCCAGAGCCAAAATAAAGCTGCTTGAGCAGAAACTTAGGTCTGAAGCTGAACGCAACCGAAAACAGATTTTTATACTTAAGCAAAGAGTTGAAAAGTTTCAAGACCAAGAACACAAGGCTGCTAACAGTGATCCAGATATTCAATTAAAGCTAAAGGATTTGGAGAATGAAGCAGAGGAGTTAAGGAACTCTAATATAAAATTGCAGCTGGAAAATTCTGAATTGGCAGAAAGGTTGGAATCCACTCAAATCCTTGCAAGTTCTGTTCTGGAACATCCAGAG GTAGAAGAAGCAAAGAAATTGAGCCACTGCCTGagacaagaaaatgaagatttgTCAAAGAAAATTGAGCAACTCCAAGCAGATCGGTGTGCTGATGTAGAAGAGCTAGTCTATCTTCGGTGGCTAAATGCTTGCTTACGATATGAGCTGAGAAATTATGAGCTCCCGGATGGTAGAACTGTTGCCAAGGACCTAAGCAATACCCTGAGCCCCAAGTCTGAGGAGAAAGCCAAGAAGCTAATACTCGAATATGGATATACAGAAGGGATTGAGGAAAAGGTAATTGACATTATGGACTTTGATTCTGACCTGTGGTCATCCTCCCAAGGTGACTCCAGCGAGTTTGATGATTCTTCTGCCTTTAATTCATCGGCTACCATAACCAGCAGTtcaaaaaagacaaaatttcTCAGCAAGCTTCGGAGACTTATAAGGGGTAAAGACCACCATCACCATGACCAAGTTTCAACAGCAGACAAATCTGCATCACCAGAAATGTTGCCGACATGTTCTGATGATTCTCTGCACTGCAATTCTGCCTATCCAACAGGAATTGATGCAAAAACTGCTGGGAATAGCAATCGATTTACAGCTCTGCCTCCAAGTTCATTTAGACATTCTTTAGATATACAAAGATTAAAGAGTCTGAATGTAGAGGATTTCAAGGAATTGGAAAGAGCCCGGAGGTACAGTGATACAGGGCACTTCAATGCATACAAGAGAATCATTTTGGGTGGGGAAGCTGTTAATGATTCGCCCGTAGATGCCAATCACAAATCTTCACTGGTGAAATATGCAGAAGCTTTGAGTCATTCTCATGGTGGAAAACCATCCCACAGGAAATCAAAATCAGTGCCAATAGGTTCGTATTGA